The region TCTCTATAAGTATAGATGGATTCTGCGACTCCGCTTCGCTGCGCGCAGAATGACTTGCTATTTTTCAACTGCATAACTCCTAATTATATGAATTTGTTTGTTTTTGCACCCAGACGACAACGTTTATTTACGGATTATCACAATTCCAGGCAAGCACGGTAATAGTGATCGGCAATAGTTGACCAGGAATATTCGGATTTCATCAGCGCCTTCGCGGACTCTCCCATTCTTCGACGGGCTAGCTCGTCCTCCAGCAGATCCTGAATAACGGTGAGAAACTCTTCTACAGAACCAGGAGTTACCAGGACACCATTTTTTCCTTCGGTGATCGCATCCATCAGCCCTTCCAGGCGCGAGGCGATTACCGGCGTGCCGCTGGCAGATGCCTCCAGCACCACCAGCCCAAATCCCTCCATGTCTCCTTCCACTAGGATGTTGGGCTGAATGAAAAGATCGACTCCGCCCAGCAGTTTGCGCACCACATTTTCTTCGACACGTCCTAGTAGCAACGCCTGTTCCCGAAGTTCATGATGGTCAATGATCGCAGCAATCGTATTCCGCTCCGGCCCGTCGCCCACAATTAGATAAAGCACCTCCCGACCCAGCCGTGGTAGTACCTGATCCACGAACCAGGCTACTCCTTTACGGCGGATCAAACGCCCTACCGTAAGAAGCAGACGACGACCCGCCAGAGGACGATTTAGCAACCTTTCTAGCTCTCTTCGTTGCACATCGCTTTCAAAGGAATTTGGATCGACCCCGTTTGGGATGGACAGACAACGATCCGCAGAGATTCCTTTTTTGATTGCTTGTCGTCGTGTCTCCCGGCTCACCGGAAAAAATCGATCTGCGCTTGGTATCCAGTGCCTAACCCAAAGATATTGATAAATTGGAGCAGGGTAGGTGATATCTAGCCCGTGGAGAATGCAGGCTACGGGCGTATTAGTAAACTTTTTCAATATCCAGGCTACCAGTCCTAATACACCGTCTCCAAGAAGAACGACATCGTGGGCGCGGGAGAGCCATAGCGACCTAAAGATTGCCCAAGGGAGAAAAAGGGGAAGAAATCGTTTGCCATGCCGATTGACAATCAGCGTCACGTCGGCGAGATTGGCAAGATGGGTTGCAAGCTCGTAGTTTTGCCGTTCAATTCCGCCTACTACTGGTGGATAGGCGCGTGAAATAAAGAGAAGTTTCGTCCGTA is a window of Gammaproteobacteria bacterium DNA encoding:
- a CDS encoding TetR family transcriptional regulator, with translation MLRTKLLFISRAYPPVVGGIERQNYELATHLANLADVTLIVNRHGKRFLPLFLPWAIFRSLWLSRAHDVVLLGDGVLGLVAWILKKFTNTPVACILHGLDITYPAPIYQYLWVRHWIPSADRFFPVSRETRRQAIKKGISADRCLSIPNGVDPNSFESDVQRRELERLLNRPLAGRRLLLTVGRLIRRKGVAWFVDQVLPRLGREVLYLIVGDGPERNTIAAIIDHHELREQALLLGRVEENVVRKLLGGVDLFIQPNILVEGDMEGFGLVVLEASASGTPVIASRLEGLMDAITEGKNGVLVTPGSVEEFLTVIQDLLEDELARRRMGESAKALMKSEYSWSTIADHYYRACLEL